The segment CTATCATCGCAAGGGACAATGCCGCCACCATAATCCAGCCTTTAAAATCAATAGGTTTTATCTTTAACAAATCCTGCATAAACGGAATTTGCATGCTTATGATATGCAGCCCCTGCGCGGCTATAACACCGGCTACAAGCAGGTAGTTTTTGCTTAACTTTACCTTAAAAACAGACACAGATTCCGACCTGCAGTTAAAGACATGAGCGTTTTCCAGAAGCACCATTAAAAGCAGTGTCATGTTTCTTGCTGAATCCACATCAAAACCCGCGGACAAAAAATAATACCAGACACCAAAAGCAAGCACAGCCATAACAACACCCGACAATATGGTCTGCTGCATCATCAAAGGGTTAAATATCCCCTCTTTTGGATTTCTTGGCTTTTTCTTCATTGCCCCTTCTTCACCGCCTTCAAATGCAAGCGCGGCTCCCTGTATTCCGTTTGTCACAAGGTTAAGCCACAGAAGCTGTATCGCCAGAAGCGGCGGCTGAATGCCTTCTTTGAAAAAATTCGCGGTAAATATAAGCGCCAGTATAAACAGCATTATCTCTGCCGCGCCTGTTGAGATAAGAAGGTAAATTACTTTGCGTACATTATCAAAAGCAAAACGCCCTTCTTCAACGCCGGCGACTATGGACGCAAAATTATCGTCGGTAACTATCATAGCGCCTGTATCTTTTGCCACATCTGTCCCGGACCCCATTGCCACGCCAATATTGGCTTTTTTCAAAGCCGGCGCGTCATTCACGCCGTCACCGGTCACAGCAACATAATGCCCCGATTTAATAAGGGCGCCTACAATCTGCAGTTTCTGCATGGGCGCCACGCGGGCAAAGACATGTGATGAAAGCACAGCCTTCATAAAAGGTTCGCCTTCCGGATCCCCAAGCGCTTCAAGCCGCGCTCCGGTTACAACTTCTTTTTCTTCTTTACAAATTCCAAGTTCTTTTGCAATCGCAAACGCGGTTACAGGATGGTCTCCCGTTACCATTGCCACTTCTATACCGGCATCGCGGCATTTATTTACAGCGGCTTTTGCTTCCGGCCTTAAAGGATCTATAAAACCAACAAGGCCGTATAATATAAGTTCTGACAAAGCCGCTTCATTTGCGCCCGATGTGCCCCCGCCGGCAACTGCCAGAACCCTGTAACCTTTTGAAGCAAGCATAAGCGCTTTTTCTTCAATATTCTTTTTATCTATAGGCGCTTTATTCCCGCCGCTGTCATAAACATAAGAACAAAAATCAACAACAGTTTCAACAGCGCCCTTTACGGCTGTTTTCAGATTTCCCGCATCTTTATAAAAAACAGCCGCGTATTTCTTTTCCGATTCATAGGGTATTTCTCCGACGGAAGGATACTTGGTTTTCAACTCTTCATGCAGATAACCCGCCTTTAGCCCAAGCGATATGAAAGCAATATCCATGGCATCGCCATAGTTAATCCATTTACCGCCTTTTTTTACAAGTGAAGCCTCATTGCACAGCATTCCGGAGATAACAAGCATGCTTTCCGGAGACCCCTCTTTAAGAATAAATTCTTTATTGTCCGCATCGGTCAAAGAACCCGTGTCGTTATAGCCCTCGCCTGATACATTGACAGAATTCCCTGAAGGAAATATAAGTTCTTTTACGGTCTGCTGGTTTACGGTAAGTGTTCCTGTCTTATCGCTTGCTATGTACGTACAGCTGCCAAGGCTTTCCACAGCCGTCAGTTTTCTTACTATCACATTTCTTTTTGACATCCTTTGGGTGGCGACAGAAAGCGCCACGGTCAAAGCCACGGGCAGGCCTTCCGGTATCGCGGAAACCGCAAGGGCCACGGCAAGAAAGAACACATCGCG is part of the Candidatus Goldiibacteriota bacterium genome and harbors:
- a CDS encoding HAD-IC family P-type ATPase, producing the protein MKKNIRTETDSSAVNWHALTGKQAMEKLECAESGLTSEQVKQRIEKYGTNNLPLKKPTPLIIVFLKQFLSPLIYVLLAASVVSAAVGDLKDASFILFVILINAVIGTQQEYKAEQSAAALQGMIKVKAFVKRDGAKQEIDSAELVPGDIVYLESGSKVPADIRLLEANNLEIDEAFLTGESMAAEKNTQPLDEKTDVSDRTNCAFAGASVTKGRGTGVVILTGLNTEVGKIAETVTGEAGSKPPLIIRMEKFSTQISIIVLISAAAVAGILLAGGNPARDVFFLAVALAVSAIPEGLPVALTVALSVATQRMSKRNVIVRKLTAVESLGSCTYIASDKTGTLTVNQQTVKELIFPSGNSVNVSGEGYNDTGSLTDADNKEFILKEGSPESMLVISGMLCNEASLVKKGGKWINYGDAMDIAFISLGLKAGYLHEELKTKYPSVGEIPYESEKKYAAVFYKDAGNLKTAVKGAVETVVDFCSYVYDSGGNKAPIDKKNIEEKALMLASKGYRVLAVAGGGTSGANEAALSELILYGLVGFIDPLRPEAKAAVNKCRDAGIEVAMVTGDHPVTAFAIAKELGICKEEKEVVTGARLEALGDPEGEPFMKAVLSSHVFARVAPMQKLQIVGALIKSGHYVAVTGDGVNDAPALKKANIGVAMGSGTDVAKDTGAMIVTDDNFASIVAGVEEGRFAFDNVRKVIYLLISTGAAEIMLFILALIFTANFFKEGIQPPLLAIQLLWLNLVTNGIQGAALAFEGGEEGAMKKKPRNPKEGIFNPLMMQQTILSGVVMAVLAFGVWYYFLSAGFDVDSARNMTLLLMVLLENAHVFNCRSESVSVFKVKLSKNYLLVAGVIAAQGLHIISMQIPFMQDLLKIKPIDFKGWIMVAALSLAMIVTMEIFKLFNKHGKKG